The DNA sequence TGCTCACATTAGCCCAAAAGCTCTCGCAGTCCTACCATTGCCGTGATTTGTCGTTAACTTAAGTCGCATCGGCGGTGATCCGCGCGGGCAACCTCATGGACGCGCGGGGGTGACCACCACGGCGCCGACGATGGATAGCACCTACGGTTTAGAGGTGACCTCTCTACCGGTATGGGCGCCGACGGCGCAGCAGATGCGAGTGACGATCGACGGCGACATCCATTCGATGCGCGAGACCGGGGACGGCTGGTGGGAAAGTCCTGTACCTGCGTCGCCCGGCGCCCGCTACGGCTATCTCATCGACGACAGCACCGACCCACTCCCCGACCCTCGCTCACCGCGACAACCCGATGGCGTCCACGGACTGTCCCAGGTGCACGAGATCGACCCAGACATCTGGTCTGATTCGGACTGGCAAGGCCGGCCCGTCGCAGGCGCAGTCATCTATGAATTGCACGTCGGCACGTTCACTCCGGACGGCACCCTCGATTCGGCGATCGCCAAACTGGACCATCTGGTCGACATCGGCGTGGATTTTGTCGAGCTGATGCCGGTCAACACCTTCAACGGCACCCACAACTGGGGCTACGACGGCGTCGGCTGGTACGCGGTGCAAGAGACCTACGGAGGTCCCGACGCCCTCGCGCGGTTCGTCAATGCCTGCCACCTGCGGGGGCTCGGCGTGATCATCGACGCGGTGTACAACCATCTCGGCCCGTCGGGCAACTACCTTCCCAACTACGGCCCGTATCTCACCGAAGGTGCCACCTCGTGGGGACAGTCGGTGAACCTGGACGAAGCCGACTCCGACGAGGTCCGCGAGTTCATCCTGGGTTCGGCGCTGCGCTGGCTCGAGGTGTTCCATGTCGATGGACTGCGCCTCGACGCCGTGCATGCCCTGGTCGACCGCACCGCGCTGCACCTCCTCGAGGAAATGCAGATGCGTACCGACGCTTTGTCACACCGGGTCGGCAGGCCGCTGTCCTTGATCGCGGAGAGCGACTTGAACGATCCCAAACTCATCACCTCCCGCACCGACGGCGGATACGGCCTCGCCGCCCAGTGGAGTGACGACGGCCACCACGCGATCCACACCACCGTGTCGGGGGAACGACAGGGTTACTACGCCGACTTCGGCAGTCTCGAATGCCTGTCGAAGGTTCTGCGAGAGGGCTTCTTCCACGCCCTCACCTACTCGTCCTTCCGGCGGCGCAGGCACGGCAGGCCCATCAACCATCAACGGGTGGTCACCACCTCGCTGGTGGTCTACACCTGCAATCACGACCAGATCGGTAACCGCGCGATCGGCGACCGACCCTCGCACTACCTCGATCCGGGCCAACTGGCCGTCAAGGCTGCGCTGGTGCTCACCTCACCGTTCACGCCGATGCTCTTCATGGGTGAGGAGTGGGCAGCCAGCACCCCGTTCCAGTTCTTCACCTCCCACCCCGAACCCGAACTCGGTGAGGCCACCGCAAACGGCCGCAAGGCCGAGTTCGCCGAACACGGGTGGGATGCGGCCGACGTGCCCGATCCTCAAGACCCGGAGACCTTCTCGCGGTCGAAGCTGAACTGGGACGAACTCGCCGAGCAGCCACACGCCGCGTTGCTGGGGTTCTATCGCGATCTGATCACGCTTCGCAAGAGTCAGCTCGAGTACTCCGACGACGACTTCGACTCGGTCGCAATCGATTTCGACGACAGCAACACCTGGTTCGCCATGCACCGTGGAGCACTCTCGACGATCGTGACCCTGACCGAGGCGCCCGCGGAACCACCGTTCTCTGGCACCGTTCTACTCGCATTCGAGAACGGCGCGTCCAATGGGATCGAACCGGGCAGGAACGTCACGTCACCGACCCTGGCCGGGCACAGTGTGCTGATCATCCGGCGCGACTGACGTCACGCGGCCTCATCTGACTGCCCGACAGGCGGTCAGGTGAGGTAGCGGTACGCCGGCGAACCCGGTTCGAGCCGTTCGCATTTGAGTCGCGAAGCGTCCATCCGGGCGAGCAGCGGGCCAAGACCTTCCGGTGCCCCGAGCTCGACACCCAC is a window from the Williamsia sp. DF01-3 genome containing:
- the treZ gene encoding malto-oligosyltrehalose trehalohydrolase; translated protein: MTSLPVWAPTAQQMRVTIDGDIHSMRETGDGWWESPVPASPGARYGYLIDDSTDPLPDPRSPRQPDGVHGLSQVHEIDPDIWSDSDWQGRPVAGAVIYELHVGTFTPDGTLDSAIAKLDHLVDIGVDFVELMPVNTFNGTHNWGYDGVGWYAVQETYGGPDALARFVNACHLRGLGVIIDAVYNHLGPSGNYLPNYGPYLTEGATSWGQSVNLDEADSDEVREFILGSALRWLEVFHVDGLRLDAVHALVDRTALHLLEEMQMRTDALSHRVGRPLSLIAESDLNDPKLITSRTDGGYGLAAQWSDDGHHAIHTTVSGERQGYYADFGSLECLSKVLREGFFHALTYSSFRRRRHGRPINHQRVVTTSLVVYTCNHDQIGNRAIGDRPSHYLDPGQLAVKAALVLTSPFTPMLFMGEEWAASTPFQFFTSHPEPELGEATANGRKAEFAEHGWDAADVPDPQDPETFSRSKLNWDELAEQPHAALLGFYRDLITLRKSQLEYSDDDFDSVAIDFDDSNTWFAMHRGALSTIVTLTEAPAEPPFSGTVLLAFENGASNGIEPGRNVTSPTLAGHSVLIIRRD